From the genome of Desulfobacterales bacterium:
TGCAACCGGTTCTATCGGCGATAGTAATCGCACGTTGCCTTCCGCTATGATTGAAGGGATTATAAGATGCTCAAGCGGCCGGATGGGCCTGCTTAATCACAGGGGAGAGATCGGTGCGGTATTCAATCCCCTGGTGCCGCAGAATATCATAGTAAATCATGATCTGCCTGACATATTCAATCGGTTCCGTGCCGCGGCAGTAACCGTATTCAGCCTTCTGGTAATATTTCCGGTAGCTGAGAAGCGGCAATGTTTTGGCCAGGGAGGCCCACTTGTCGGGATCAAGTTTCATTTGCCGGGCCAGTTTGCGCGCATCCTGGATGTGCCCCTGGCCGATGTTATAAGCGGCTAAGGCCATAAACAGCCGGTCGGACCCGACGATTTTATCAAACAGGTCATACATATTCCGTAAGTGCTGCACCCCGGCGTGAATGTTTTGCCTTGAGTTCAATATGTTTACCACCCCCAGACTTTTGGCCGTTGAGCGTGTGAGCTGCATCAGACTGTAAGCGCCGGAATGACTTCTGGCCATGGGGTCGAAGTGGGATTCTTGATACATCTGGGCTGCGATCATGCGCCAGTCAAATCCGTGTATTTGTGCTGCTTCCTTGATGGTGGGACGGTATCTGGGAAGCCGGGATTTAAGGCGCCGATGAAACGCCCGCAGGTCGACAAAGTCAAAGTCATCCACATCGGCATAATAGCGGTTGTAAATTTTTTGAAAAGCTCCATTCTTCTTTATTTCCTTAAAAAAAGAATTTATTTTTTTTTGGAGTCTGGTTGAACCCGGATGGACCGCCCAACCCAGGTGTTCCTCTGGGCTGATGGCGCCGGAAACAATGATTTTAGGGTAATATCGACGGTTGCGAAAGGCAATGTTGCTGTCGGCGATGGTGACTTCAATTTTTTCTTCTTCGACCTGCTGGATGAGCTCTTCGGTGGGAATATCATCGTGCAGTTCAACGGTCAGATCATAGCCCTCGGCGATGAGCTGCTCAAGGCGTTCCTGATATGAAGTTCCCCGCCTGACATGAATGGTTTTACCTACCAGATCCGCTATATTTTTTATGTTCTGGTTTTTACGATGAACGATGATATGTTGCTGGATGGTGAGATAACCTCTGGAAAAAGCGACCTGTTGCTGGCGCCTGGGCGTTTTCGTAAAACTGGCGGCGATAAATGCACCGGTTCCGTTCTTCAAGGATGGAATCATCCCTTCCCACTTTTCAGCAATTTTTACTTCCAGCGTAACGCCCAGAAAATCCGCAAAGGCTTTGGCAAGATCATATTCAAACCCCATGGCCTGATCCCGATAGAGATAATAGCAGTGGGAGTTGTTGCGGGTAATAACCGTGATTTCGCCTTTTGACAGAATGCTCTCAAGGGTTGCATGGTTTGAGGGTGCATCACATCCGGCTAAAAATAAAACGTAGATTAAAAAGAAAAATCGGAACGAAAGGGACGTGCGCGACGGAGGGAAGCTAATAATTTGCTGGGCTTTCGGCAAACTCAACTAGAACGCTCCCAGTTGACACGGTTTGATCTTTATCCCCAGGGCTTCACAGACGCCGCTGACCGCCATCTTGGGAACGCCAAAACGGGCGGCTATCTCCCAGGCGTTCCGGCACGGCAACCGGTCGCCAACGAGGTCATTACGGATCGCATCCGACAATTCCGGATCCATATCAGTCGCAGGTTCTACAATCTTGTTTTTGGGGGGATAGCCAAAAAGGCCCAGTTGACACTTTACCAGTTTGATATTCATCAGGTCGGCGGTTCGACCGATCCGGTCCGGCAATACATTCAGCAGCTTTGCAATTTCAAATACAACAGCGCAGGCGATGGCGTTATCTTTTAATCGCTTAAAAACCTCTTTTTGAATAAAATCTTCGGGCTTTTGATCAGTTCCGTGTTTTTCGGAAAAAGATTTCTTGGTTGAACGTG
Proteins encoded in this window:
- the mltF gene encoding membrane-bound lytic murein transglycosylase MltF, with protein sequence MSLPKAQQIISFPPSRTSLSFRFFFLIYVLFLAGCDAPSNHATLESILSKGEITVITRNNSHCYYLYRDQAMGFEYDLAKAFADFLGVTLEVKIAEKWEGMIPSLKNGTGAFIAASFTKTPRRQQQVAFSRGYLTIQQHIIVHRKNQNIKNIADLVGKTIHVRRGTSYQERLEQLIAEGYDLTVELHDDIPTEELIQQVEEEKIEVTIADSNIAFRNRRYYPKIIVSGAISPEEHLGWAVHPGSTRLQKKINSFFKEIKKNGAFQKIYNRYYADVDDFDFVDLRAFHRRLKSRLPRYRPTIKEAAQIHGFDWRMIAAQMYQESHFDPMARSHSGAYSLMQLTRSTAKSLGVVNILNSRQNIHAGVQHLRNMYDLFDKIVGSDRLFMALAAYNIGQGHIQDARKLARQMKLDPDKWASLAKTLPLLSYRKYYQKAEYGYCRGTEPIEYVRQIMIYYDILRHQGIEYRTDLSPVIKQAHPAA